One window from the genome of Phycisphaerales bacterium encodes:
- a CDS encoding histidine ammonia-lyase, with amino-acid sequence MPNESPLLLDASALSIDDFVAVARRGRPVAVSPAVMERLGATRAKLEALTTDGNAYYGINTGFGSLARTRINSEKLRELQANLIRSHAAGVGEPLGQDVVRGMMLLLAASLSRGYSGVRPVVVETILAWLNAGLTPVVPSLGSVGASGDLAPLAHAVLSMMGEAPTMDGRTPRDAGIEPLTLEAKEGLALINGTHLMAARAALLLEDYSRLTNAALVANAMSIDAFRATDSYLQPRVHMARNNTKTGTVAANLQRLLAGSEILPSHRTDDPRVQDPYSFRCAPYVLGAANDAANYVHEATLRELGAVTDNPLLFDNDDTLDVVSAGNFHGMPIAIPLDTLAIAIAHVAGISERRVFAILAASDPETHLLPYLSHGPGLHSGLMIAQYTAAALVNEIAGLASPASVINLPTSAGIEDYNSFGPRSAAKAARALELAESVVAIEMICAAEGIEFHRPLKSGPAVEEALKRIRSVVPSFSADRSPAPAIEAVSALIRGGAFADIFEFAGE; translated from the coding sequence ATGCCAAACGAATCCCCCCTTTTGCTCGACGCATCCGCACTCTCGATCGACGACTTCGTGGCAGTCGCACGGCGGGGCAGGCCCGTCGCCGTGTCGCCGGCCGTCATGGAGCGGCTCGGTGCCACCCGTGCGAAGCTCGAAGCCCTCACCACCGACGGCAACGCCTACTACGGCATCAATACCGGCTTCGGCTCGCTCGCCCGCACCCGAATCAACTCCGAGAAGCTCCGCGAGCTCCAAGCCAACCTCATCCGCAGCCATGCCGCCGGCGTGGGAGAGCCACTCGGCCAGGACGTCGTCCGCGGCATGATGCTCCTGCTCGCCGCGTCGCTCTCGCGTGGGTACTCGGGCGTTCGGCCCGTCGTGGTCGAGACGATCCTCGCCTGGCTCAATGCAGGGCTCACGCCTGTTGTCCCCTCGCTCGGTTCGGTCGGCGCGTCGGGAGATCTTGCACCTCTCGCGCACGCCGTGCTCTCGATGATGGGCGAGGCGCCGACGATGGACGGCCGCACGCCGCGGGACGCCGGCATCGAGCCGCTGACGCTCGAGGCGAAGGAAGGGCTCGCGCTCATCAACGGCACGCACCTGATGGCGGCGCGGGCGGCGCTCCTGCTCGAAGACTACAGCCGCCTGACGAATGCGGCGCTCGTTGCCAACGCCATGTCGATCGATGCCTTCCGCGCGACCGATTCCTATCTCCAGCCACGGGTCCACATGGCTCGCAACAACACCAAGACGGGCACGGTCGCTGCGAACCTGCAGAGACTTCTTGCAGGCAGCGAGATCCTGCCAAGCCACCGCACCGATGATCCACGAGTGCAGGATCCGTACTCGTTCCGTTGCGCTCCCTATGTACTCGGAGCCGCGAACGACGCGGCCAACTACGTTCATGAGGCAACCCTGCGTGAGCTGGGCGCCGTCACCGACAACCCGCTGCTCTTCGACAACGATGACACGCTCGACGTCGTGAGCGCCGGCAACTTCCACGGCATGCCCATCGCCATCCCGCTCGACACGCTGGCGATCGCCATCGCCCACGTCGCGGGCATCAGCGAGCGCCGCGTCTTTGCCATCCTGGCCGCCAGCGACCCCGAGACCCACCTGCTGCCCTACCTCTCGCACGGCCCGGGCCTGCACAGCGGGCTCATGATCGCCCAATACACCGCGGCCGCGCTGGTCAACGAGATCGCGGGCCTCGCCAGCCCCGCCAGCGTGATCAACCTGCCCACCAGCGCCGGCATCGAGGACTACAACAGCTTCGGGCCTCGCAGCGCTGCCAAGGCCGCTCGAGCGCTCGAACTCGCCGAGAGCGTCGTTGCCATCGAGATGATCTGCGCCGCCGAAGGCATCGAGTTCCACCGCCCGCTCAAGTCCGGCCCAGCGGTGGAAGAGGCGCTGAAACGAATCCGATCCGTCGTGCCCTCCTTCTCGGCCGACCGCAGCCCGGCCCCGGCCATCGAGGCGGTCTCGGCACTCATCCGGGGCGGCGCGTTCGCCGACATCTTCGAGTTCGCGGGCGAATAA